In one window of Brassica rapa cultivar Chiifu-401-42 chromosome A07, CAAS_Brap_v3.01, whole genome shotgun sequence DNA:
- the LOC103846018 gene encoding probable polyol transporter 4, translating into MTLPAVENDGGSVFPADSIGNKRNKYQRMDSDAEETREDNHRSRSRKYVMACAFFASLNNVLLGYDVGVMSGAVLFIQQDLNITEVQTEVLIGSLSIISLFGSLAGGRTSDSIGRKWTMALAALVFQTGAAVMAVAPSFEVLMIGRTFAGIGIGLGVMIAPVYIAEISPTVARGFLTSFPEIFINLGILLGYVSNYAFSGLSVHISWRIMLAVGILPSVFIGFALCVIPESPRWLVLKGQVDKAREVLIKTNERDDEAEERLAEIQLAAAKTEGGEERPVWRELLSPSPAVRKMLIVGFGIQCFQQITGIDATVYYSPEILKEAGIQDETKLLAATVAVGITKTLFILFATFMIDSVGRKPLLYVSTVGMTLCLFSLSFTLTFLGQGTLGIALALLFVCGNVAFFSIGMGPVCWVLTSEIFPLRLRAQASALGAVGNRVCSGLVAMSFLSVSRAITVGGTFFVFSLVSALSVVFVYMLVPETSGKSLEQIELMFQGGVERKGGEVELGDAERLVRKDQEF; encoded by the exons ATGACTCTTCCGGCGGTAGAAAATGACGGTGGCTCTGTTTTTCCGGCGGACTCTATCGGAAACAAGAGGAATAAGTATCAGAGAATGGACTCCGACGCAGAGGAAACTCGTGAGGATAATCATCGCAGCAGATCCAGAAAATACGTTATGGCCTGCGCCTTCTTTGCGTCCTTGAACAACGTTCTTCTCGGATACG ATGTTGGTGTAATGAGCGGTGCGGTGTTGTTCATTCAGCAGGATCTCAACATAACCGAAGTGCAGACGGAGGTCCTCATCGGCAGCCTCAGCATCATCTCTCTCTTCGGCAGCTTAGCCGGCGGCAGAACCTCTGACTCCATCGGCAGGAAATGGACCATGGCCTTGGCTGCTCTCGTCTTCCAGACCGGCGCTGCCGTCATGGCGGTTGCTCCTTCCTTCGAGGTTCTCATGATCGGAAGAACTTTCGCCGGGATCGGTATCGGACTCGGCGTCATGATTGCTCCCGTTTACATCGCGGAGATATCTCCCACGGTGGCTAGAGGCTTCCTCACTTCGTTCCCTGAGATCTTTATCAACTTAGGGATCTTGCTCGGCTATGTCTCCAACTACGCCTTCTCGGGGCTCTCCGTGCATATCAGCTGGAGGATCATGCTTGCTGTTGGTATCCTTCCTTCGGTGTTTATAGGATTTGCGCTCTGCGTGATCCCTGAATCGCCGAGGTGGCTGGTGTTGAAAGGTCAAGTGGACAAAGCACGAGAGGTTCTCATTAAGACGAACGAGAGAGATGATGAAGCTGAAGAGCGGCTTGCTGAGATACAACTGGCGGCTGCGAAGACAGAAGGCGGCGAGGAGAGACCCGTGTGGCGTGAGCTTCTTAGCCCATCTCCTGCTGTGAGAAAAATGCTCATCGTTGGGTTTGGGATCCAATGTTTCCAGCAGATCACAGGAATCGACGCCACAGTCTACTATAGCCCAGAGATTCTGAAAGAGGCAGGGATACAAGACGAGACCAAGCTGCTCGCTGCAACTGTTGCTGTCGGGATTACGAAAACGTTGTTCATACTCTTCGCCACCTTCATGATCGATAGCGTTGGAAGGAAACCGCTGCTTTACGTTAGCACCGTTGGAATGACTCTTTGTCTCTTTAGTCTAAGCTTCACTCTCACGTTTCTCGGCCAAGGAACGCTTGGCATAGCCTTGGCGCTTCTTTTTGTTTGCGGGAATGTTGCCTTCTTCTCTATTGGGATGGGACCTGTCTGCTGGGTCTTGACGTCGGAGATCTTCCCTTTACGGCTAAGAGCGCAGGCATCAGCGCTTGGAGCTGTCGGGAACAGGGTCTGCAGCGGTCTGGTGGCCATGTCTTTCCTTTCGGTGTCACGCGCCATCACTGTCGGAGGAACGTTCTTTGTATTCTCCCTTGTGTCTGCGCTCTCGGTTGTCTTTGTGTACATGCTAGTCCCGGAGACGAGCGGGAAGTCGCTGGAGCAAatagagttgatgtttcaggGTGGGGTGGAAAGGAAAGGTGGTGAAGTTGAGCTTGGAGATGCTGAGCGTCTTGTGCGCAAGGATCAAGAGTTTTGA
- the LOC103846017 gene encoding pentatricopeptide repeat-containing protein At2g16880, with protein sequence MKYKIVSNFRFRSLGLFRFSHHNEKANQTFLLDDANQTSIPTTMATLKPPESQLLKTLSSILTSDKTHILETLNPYIPQITQPLLLSLFSSPSLAKRPETLLSLFHWAKTSTPEAFPSDSPLPLLSVVRSLISHHKFADAKSLLVSHILTTSDGPLSLSNSLLHPNLHLSPPPSKALLDVSLGAYLQAGKPHVALHIFQKMVRLKLKPNPLTCNTLLIGLVRYPSSFSLANARQVFHDMVKLGVSLNAKTFNVLIHGFCLEGKLDDAVGMIERMVSEFSVQPDNVTYNTILKALSKKGRLNDVKELLLDMKKNGLVPNKDTYNNLVYGYCKLGSLKEAFQIVELMKQTNMLPDLRTYNMLMNGLCNEGSIKEALELVDEMKELKLLPDVVTYNTLIDGCFELGRSLDAKKLMEQMVNLGVKPNQVTHNISLKWLCKEGKMEEVSRKVKELVEVHGFSPDRVTYHTLIKGYLKAGDLNGALEMMREMGQKGIKMNTITLNTILDALCKERKLDEARSLLDSARKRGYIVDEVSYSTLITGYFREEKVEKALEMWEEMKKIKIIPTVSTFNSLIGGLCHNGKTELAMEKFDELAESGLLPDDTTFNSIILGYCKEGRVEKAFEFYNESVRHSFKPDSYTCNILLNGLCKEGMTEKALNFFNSLIEEREVDTVTYNTMISGFCKDRKVKEAFDLLSEMEEKKLEPDRFTYNSIVTALMEDGKLSEAEELLEKVSVKFGSAKQSLQGQTHENAESKEELNNTEGIAYSDVINELCSRGRSKGVTVEVT encoded by the coding sequence ATGAAATACAAGATCGTCTCCAATTTCCGGTTCAGGAGTCTCGGTTTGTTCCGGTTTAGCCACCACAATGAAAAAGCGAATCAAACATTTCTCCTGGACGATGCAAATCAGACTTCCATTCCGACAACAATGGCGACTCTGAAGCCACCGGAATCTCAACTACTAAAAACCCTTTCATCAATCCTCACATCGGATAAAACCCATATCctcgaaaccctaaacccttacaTCCCTCAGATCACTCAGCctctcctcctctctctcttctcctctcCTTCACTCGCCAAGCGACCCGAaactctcctctctctcttccaCTGGGCTAAGACCTCGACCCCGGAAGCATTCCCATCTGACTCCCCTCTCCCCCTCCTCTCCGTCGTCCGCTCCCTCATCTCCCACCACAAATTCGCCGACGCCAAGTCCCTTCTCGTCTCCCACATCCTCACCACCTCCGATGGACCGCTCTCTCTCTCCAACTCCCTCCTCCACCCGAATCTCCACCTCTCTCCCCCTCCCTCCAAAGCCCTCCTCGACGTCTCCCTCGGCGCTTACCTTCAAGCCGGGAAGCCTCACGTGGCGTTACACATCTTCCAGAAGATGGTTCGGTTGAAGCTGAAACCAAACCCTCTCACTTGCAACACTCTTCTCATCGGTCTGGTCAGGTACCCTTCAAGCTTCTCTCTCGCAAACGCTAGACAAGTGTTTCACGACATGGTTAAGCTCGGCGTCTCGCTAAATGCCAAGACTTTCAATGTTTTGATTCATGGGTTTTGCTTAGAAGGGAAGCTCGACGACGCCGTGGGAATGATTGAGAGGATGGTTAGTGAGTTCAGTGTGCAGCCTGATAACGTTACTTACAATACGATTTTGAAAGCGTTGTCTAAGAAGGGGCGTTTGAATGATGTTAAGGAGCTGTTGTTGGATATGAAGAAGAACGGTTTGGTGCCTAATAAAGATACTTACAATAATCTAGTCTATGGTTACTGTAAATTGGGTTCCTTGAAGGAAGCGTTTCAGATTGTGGAGCTGATGAAGCAGACTAATATGTTACCGGATCTTCGCACTTATAACATGTTGATGAATGGGCTGTGCAATGAGGGAAGTATTAAGGAAGCTCTTGAGTTGGTAGATGAGATGAAGGAGTTGAAGTTACTGCCTGATGTGGTTACTTACAACACGTTGATTGATGGGTGTTTTGAATTGGGGAGGAGTTTGGACGCTAAGAAGTTAATGGAGCAGATGGTGAATCTTGGAGTTAAACCGAACCAAGTGACTCATAACATATCTCTTAAGTGGCTTTGCAAAGAAGGGAAGATGGAAGAGGTTAGTAGAAAGGTTAAGGAACTGGTGGAAGTGCATGGGTTTTCTCCTGATAGAGTTACTTATCATACATTGATTAAAGGGTATTTGAAAGCAGGTGACTTGAATGGTGCACTTGAGATGATGCGTGAGATGGGGCAGAAGGGGATTAAGATGAATACCATTACACTTAATACCATTCTTGATGCTTTGTGTAAAGAGAGGAAACTTGACGAAGCTCGCAGTTTACTGGATAGTGCTCGCAAGCGAGGGTATATTGTTGACGAGGTTAGTTACAGCACGCTAATCACAGGCTACTTCAGGGAAGAGAAGGTTGAGAAGGCTTTGGAGATGTGggaagagatgaagaagataaagatCATCCCTACCGTGAGCACGTTTAACTCTTTAATTGGAGGTCTCTGTCACAATGGGAAAACTGAGCTAGCTATGGAGAAGTTCGATGAGCTTGCTGAGAGCGGCTTGCTTCCTGATGACACTACTTTCAACTCGATCATCCTCGGATACTGCAAAGAAGGACGTGTTGAGAAAGCGTTCGAGTTTTATAACGAAAGCGTCAGACACTCTTTCAAGCCTGATAGCTACACGTGTAACATTCTTCTCAATGGTCTTTGTAAGGAGGGTATGACAGAAAAGGCTCTCAATTTCTTCAACTCGCTTATCGAGGAGAGAGAGGTCGATACGGTTACGTACAACACGATGATCTCCGGTTTCTGCAAGGACAGGAAGGTGAAAGAAGCGTTTGATCTTTTATCAGAAATGGAGGAGAAAAAACTAGAGCCTGATCGGTTTACATACAACAGTATTGTCACTGCACTTATGGAAGATGGTAAGCTGAGTGAAGCAGAGGAATTGTTGGAGAAAGTTTCTGTAAAGTTTGGATCGGCGAAACAGAGTTTGCAGGGACAGACGCATGAAAATGCTGAATCGAAGGAGGAACTTAATAACACTGAGGGTATTGCATACTCTGATGTTATAAATGAACTTTGTAGTAGAGGAAGATCAAAGGGGGTTACTGTAGAAGTTACATAG